The proteins below are encoded in one region of Fibrobacter sp.:
- a CDS encoding AMP-binding protein, whose translation MMDFFKAFFENVERMPDAVAVSDAEKSLTYAELDALSGRVLDYLERENVGAEEVVLVKISRSAFHYACLLGVWKAGAVFAGIETGEPVEREKFIREDLKPRLVLDDALLERIFGERASGSATSGTLGRCRPRNLHDGAFFVYTSGSTGHPKGILHEYGSVELMVPTNVRNASGEKMVEPGHRVAVIASLNYLPAFFLFAWAVSSGASVAVVPYAVSKNPVVMQNYMAEQGITTLFVTPTYIKLFKEFPPSVCRIIVAAEIIRDLYLENVELYAMYGMSETGSMPTAFKIDRSYENTPIGKPYGGMEVDVCEGELRVKNPYVRCYVNMPAESAETFREGWIYTGDMVRELPDGNMVIVGRKNDMVKIDGNRVEPGEIESALRRVLGLSWACVKIFKDASGKATICAYYTDDVDIDYESVFAELSRFLPHYMLPNHFVHLDSVPRNSNGKLDKLALQCPAEEASHAPYSAPETDGEKRLCAAFKTVLDVAYVGADDDFFALGGSSITTMEAIVASNMAGLEMSDVYSGRTPRKIAALWQKRKLSVSAEKPVTSPAAGIYPLLPTQQYIWNFQQRAVDSTMYNIYALFALKESVDLERLGSALSQAVLSHRALLTRFEKTANGEIFQRIGDVKIGDVAIPVEQISEAEFVKLKEALVCSFDLLKDRLFRIRIFKTEKGAFLFTDFHHIVFDGTSIHAFLRDVERLYDGGKPEDDGYEEILLKRLDLPNSPEFRAALERFDALFGTGTWDCCPKTDSESSDLSEDIMISELELERTRLESFCAQVKIGLSAFFIAVTLKAMARYNQARNVLINWIYRDRDDVRESRAVGALYSSLPVGADASLGDLDFLREVHRQVQQNIANPTCQYTLYKNQNRPHDSLCVLYQGNIRNASGGSSLIKRRLEIKRPKAKNQSIFDLEILDARDRFALMFDYDSDRYNRASIKSFMALWKSQAREFVENASSGV comes from the coding sequence ATGATGGACTTTTTTAAAGCTTTTTTCGAGAATGTGGAGCGAATGCCCGATGCCGTTGCCGTGTCGGACGCGGAAAAGTCCCTTACCTACGCCGAACTAGACGCCCTTTCGGGGCGGGTACTTGATTACCTCGAAAGGGAAAACGTGGGTGCCGAAGAGGTGGTTCTTGTAAAAATTTCCAGGAGCGCATTCCATTACGCCTGCCTTCTCGGGGTCTGGAAAGCGGGGGCCGTCTTTGCAGGAATCGAGACGGGGGAGCCTGTTGAGCGGGAAAAGTTCATCCGTGAAGATTTGAAGCCCAGGCTTGTCCTTGACGATGCCCTTCTTGAAAGGATTTTCGGTGAGAGGGCCTCGGGTTCCGCTACTTCTGGGACTTTGGGCAGGTGCCGCCCCAGAAATTTGCACGACGGTGCTTTTTTCGTCTATACTTCGGGCTCTACGGGGCATCCCAAGGGGATTCTCCATGAATACGGCTCCGTAGAGCTGATGGTGCCTACCAACGTGCGGAACGCATCCGGCGAAAAAATGGTGGAACCTGGGCACAGGGTGGCAGTCATTGCGTCCTTGAATTATCTGCCGGCCTTTTTCCTTTTTGCCTGGGCGGTGAGCTCCGGAGCCTCGGTTGCGGTGGTTCCTTATGCCGTTTCCAAGAACCCGGTTGTAATGCAGAACTATATGGCGGAGCAGGGGATAACCACCCTTTTTGTTACGCCCACCTACATAAAGCTTTTCAAGGAGTTTCCGCCCAGTGTCTGCCGGATAATCGTGGCGGCAGAAATTATCCGCGACCTTTATCTGGAAAATGTGGAACTTTACGCCATGTACGGCATGAGCGAAACTGGTTCCATGCCCACGGCCTTCAAGATAGACCGCTCCTACGAAAACACGCCCATCGGCAAGCCCTATGGCGGCATGGAGGTGGATGTTTGTGAGGGAGAGTTGCGGGTGAAAAACCCTTATGTCCGCTGCTATGTGAACATGCCGGCCGAATCAGCAGAAACCTTCAGGGAAGGCTGGATTTACACCGGCGATATGGTACGGGAGCTCCCTGACGGGAACATGGTGATTGTAGGCCGCAAGAATGACATGGTAAAGATTGACGGGAACCGTGTAGAACCCGGCGAGATTGAATCGGCACTCAGGAGGGTGCTGGGACTTTCTTGGGCGTGCGTCAAGATTTTCAAGGATGCTTCGGGCAAGGCGACCATTTGCGCCTACTATACCGACGATGTGGATATCGACTATGAATCTGTCTTTGCGGAACTTTCCAGATTTTTGCCCCATTACATGCTGCCCAACCATTTTGTGCACTTGGACAGTGTCCCCAGAAACAGCAACGGAAAGCTGGACAAGCTCGCCCTGCAGTGCCCTGCCGAAGAGGCGTCTCACGCTCCCTACAGTGCCCCTGAAACAGATGGCGAAAAACGCTTGTGTGCTGCGTTCAAGACGGTATTGGATGTAGCCTACGTGGGAGCCGACGACGACTTTTTTGCCTTGGGAGGATCTTCCATCACGACTATGGAGGCCATTGTCGCCTCAAACATGGCTGGGCTGGAAATGTCCGACGTGTATTCGGGACGAACCCCCCGGAAAATAGCGGCACTTTGGCAGAAGCGGAAGTTGTCGGTTTCTGCGGAAAAGCCCGTCACTTCGCCGGCGGCAGGAATTTACCCGCTGCTTCCCACCCAGCAGTATATATGGAATTTCCAGCAGCGTGCGGTGGATTCCACCATGTATAACATCTACGCGTTGTTCGCCCTGAAAGAATCCGTGGACTTGGAACGGCTTGGTTCGGCCCTTTCACAGGCGGTGCTTAGCCACAGGGCTTTGCTTACCCGCTTTGAAAAGACGGCGAATGGGGAGATTTTTCAGCGGATTGGTGATGTGAAAATCGGAGACGTGGCCATCCCGGTAGAGCAAATTTCTGAAGCAGAATTTGTCAAGTTGAAAGAAGCCCTGGTTTGCTCCTTTGACCTGCTTAAGGACAGGCTTTTCCGCATAAGGATTTTCAAGACCGAAAAGGGGGCGTTCCTCTTTACCGATTTCCATCACATCGTTTTTGACGGAACCTCCATCCACGCTTTTTTACGGGATGTGGAAAGGCTTTATGACGGCGGTAAGCCAGAAGACGATGGCTACGAGGAAATTCTGTTAAAGCGCCTAGATTTGCCCAATTCTCCGGAATTCCGTGCCGCCCTGGAGCGCTTTGATGCCTTGTTCGGCACGGGAACGTGGGATTGTTGCCCCAAGACAGATTCCGAGTCTTCGGATTTGTCCGAAGATATAATGATTTCGGAATTGGAGCTTGAACGCACCAGGTTAGAATCCTTCTGTGCCCAGGTCAAGATTGGCCTAAGCGCATTCTTTATCGCGGTCACCTTGAAGGCCATGGCCCGCTACAATCAGGCCCGCAATGTCCTGATAAACTGGATTTACAGGGACAGGGACGATGTGCGGGAATCCAGGGCGGTGGGAGCCCTTTATTCTTCGCTTCCGGTGGGTGCCGATGCTTCGTTGGGGGATCTTGATTTTCTGCGGGAGGTCCACCGCCAGGTGCAGCAGAACATTGCCAATCCGACTTGCCAATACACTCTTTACAAGAATCAAAACCGACCCCATGACAGCCTGTGCGTCCTTTATCAGGGGAACATCCGCAATGCGAGTGGCGGAAGTTCCCTCATTAAGCGTAGGCTTGAAATCAAGCGCCCCAAAGCCAAAAATCAGAGCATCTTTGACCTGGAAATTTTGGACGCAAGAGATCGTTTTGCTCTCATGTTCGACTACGATAGCGACAGGTACAATCGGGCAAGCATCAAGTCGTTTATGGCCCTGTGGAAGTCACAGGCCCGCGAATTTGTTGAAAACGCGTCTTCTGGCGTGTGA
- a CDS encoding PP2C family protein-serine/threonine phosphatase yields the protein MAHKKIKFSESTQALFEENEWKANNLIAGSFGILAFIYLVIAICSITGVFDVPATWGIFFFGLQTALFIAMMFAIRRLNQKKFTKYVGLVALLLAISLYTVIYSYGVELLFAIPIVLSCRYYLKKVTLNVSIVTTIAYIVSKFLSSIYGLPDINMVSFVPGTIITITSTMDAAIADAISQLQGEALHQFLVDYNINNFFYCIDSNLVFLLAIIYVCYNTTKRMQTMVLIQADISSKKAAVESELKMGNSIQISMLPHNFPSSESVEIFATMDPAKEVGGDFYDFFFIDKTHVGIVVADVSGKGVPAALFMVITKTLIKDQAKLGLSPEKVFTKVNHSLSKSDDEGMFVTAWFGVLDMETGVLNYSNAGHNPPLICIGGKDFQFLRSPKRKLPLAAMDKVEYYQESITLSAGDSIFLYTDGVTEACHQKDFYGETRLTEYLNKNRDTDLEGVLHGLKAELDAFADGEPQYDDITMLMMKYKGRG from the coding sequence ATGGCCCACAAAAAAATAAAATTCAGTGAATCCACCCAGGCGTTGTTCGAAGAAAACGAATGGAAGGCCAACAACCTCATTGCAGGTTCTTTCGGCATCTTGGCGTTTATCTACCTCGTCATCGCCATCTGCTCCATTACCGGCGTCTTCGATGTTCCCGCCACGTGGGGGATTTTCTTCTTTGGGCTACAGACCGCCTTGTTTATCGCCATGATGTTTGCCATCAGGCGCCTGAACCAAAAGAAGTTTACCAAGTACGTGGGCCTCGTGGCTCTACTTTTGGCCATCAGCCTCTACACGGTCATCTACTCCTACGGCGTGGAGCTCCTGTTTGCCATTCCCATCGTGCTGAGCTGCCGCTACTACCTGAAAAAAGTGACCCTGAACGTATCGATAGTGACAACTATCGCCTATATCGTTTCTAAGTTCCTGTCTTCTATTTACGGGCTTCCGGACATCAACATGGTCTCCTTTGTTCCAGGAACCATCATTACCATCACCAGCACCATGGACGCGGCCATTGCCGACGCCATCAGCCAGCTGCAAGGGGAAGCCCTGCACCAATTCCTGGTGGACTACAACATCAACAACTTCTTCTACTGTATCGACAGTAACCTGGTGTTCCTCTTGGCCATCATCTATGTCTGCTACAACACCACAAAGCGGATGCAGACCATGGTGCTTATCCAGGCGGACATTTCCAGCAAGAAGGCCGCCGTGGAATCGGAACTGAAGATGGGGAACTCTATCCAGATAAGCATGCTCCCCCACAATTTCCCCTCATCGGAATCCGTAGAAATCTTTGCTACCATGGACCCTGCTAAAGAGGTGGGCGGTGACTTTTACGACTTCTTCTTTATCGACAAGACCCATGTGGGTATCGTCGTGGCCGACGTTTCGGGCAAAGGCGTCCCTGCGGCCCTCTTCATGGTGATTACCAAGACCCTCATCAAGGACCAGGCCAAGCTGGGGCTGTCTCCCGAAAAGGTGTTCACCAAGGTGAACCACTCCCTGAGCAAGAGCGACGACGAGGGAATGTTCGTGACGGCATGGTTCGGTGTTTTGGACATGGAAACGGGTGTCTTGAATTATTCAAATGCAGGACACAACCCTCCCCTGATTTGTATCGGAGGCAAGGATTTCCAGTTCTTGCGTTCTCCCAAACGCAAGTTGCCCCTGGCTGCCATGGATAAAGTCGAATACTACCAGGAAAGTATCACCCTCTCGGCAGGCGACAGCATTTTCCTCTATACCGATGGCGTTACCGAGGCCTGTCACCAGAAGGATTTCTACGGCGAGACACGCCTGACGGAATACCTGAACAAGAACCGCGACACCGATTTGGAAGGTGTTCTGCACGGGCTCAAGGCGGAGCTGGACGCTTTTGCCGATGGCGAACCGCAATACGACGACATCACTATGCTGATGATGAAATATAAGGGAAGGGGCTAG
- a CDS encoding sodium-dependent transporter: MSNKRENWGSKLGVILAVAGSAVGLGNFLRFPVQAATNGGGAFIIPYLIAFLLLGIPLSWMEWTLGRAAGLHHHGTAPGGFHYILGKKPWAKHLGSLGLLPPLFISFYYVFIQSWILAFTYYSATGKLMEVVAGGYEPMKEFFGNYIMLNTKVGPIPAAILFFLITFACNMGLLSFGVRKGIERVNKVTMPILLIMGIILVVRVLTVSDIGKGLAFVWNPNFSEMLNPAVWLAASGQVFFTMSLGMGIVFCYASYLKPKEDLVLSSLTAGATNGFAEIILGGTIVIPMAVLIAGNNIEECAKLGTFGLGFQTMPFVFGQLPFGGFFQTLWFAMLFIAGVTSAISIIQPLISFCEDDLKFHRKKAIAATGTVTFLGSLVGIFGLAAGAVDELDFWGGSFLLVVLGTIQAFIFAFVLGRRKSETIGEDGKPENEAFALMNDGAALKLPRFFRPIIMYVCPIYLAIVLVAWMIHDGMGVLLLSNVAADARVTFLGQEFSQIGFTWGVRGFLLALVILLNIAIYFAWRQGGTARLTTILHKQTKSVGRAGEHDEEEA; encoded by the coding sequence ATGTCAAACAAGAGAGAAAACTGGGGTTCCAAGCTGGGAGTAATCCTCGCCGTGGCAGGTTCTGCCGTCGGACTCGGCAACTTTTTACGCTTTCCCGTGCAGGCGGCCACCAACGGCGGCGGAGCTTTCATCATCCCCTACCTTATCGCCTTCTTGCTTTTGGGCATTCCTCTTTCATGGATGGAATGGACCCTTGGCCGTGCGGCAGGACTCCACCATCACGGTACCGCACCGGGTGGATTCCACTACATTCTCGGTAAAAAGCCCTGGGCAAAGCACCTGGGTTCCTTGGGACTTTTACCCCCGCTGTTCATCAGCTTCTACTATGTCTTTATCCAGTCCTGGATTCTGGCCTTCACCTACTATTCCGCCACTGGAAAGCTCATGGAAGTTGTGGCTGGCGGCTACGAACCCATGAAGGAATTCTTCGGCAACTACATCATGCTGAACACCAAGGTAGGCCCCATTCCTGCCGCCATACTGTTCTTCTTGATTACCTTCGCCTGCAACATGGGGCTTTTGTCCTTCGGCGTACGCAAAGGTATCGAGCGGGTAAACAAGGTGACCATGCCCATCCTCCTCATCATGGGCATTATCCTGGTGGTACGCGTACTTACCGTAAGCGATATCGGCAAGGGCCTTGCCTTCGTGTGGAACCCGAACTTCTCTGAAATGCTCAACCCCGCCGTGTGGCTTGCGGCGTCGGGCCAGGTGTTCTTCACCATGAGCCTTGGCATGGGTATCGTGTTCTGCTACGCCAGTTACCTGAAACCCAAGGAAGACCTAGTGCTTTCGTCCCTGACCGCCGGCGCTACCAACGGATTTGCCGAAATTATTTTGGGCGGCACCATCGTGATTCCCATGGCGGTGCTCATCGCCGGCAACAACATCGAGGAATGCGCCAAGCTGGGCACCTTCGGTCTCGGTTTCCAGACCATGCCCTTCGTGTTCGGGCAGCTTCCCTTTGGCGGATTTTTCCAGACCCTCTGGTTTGCCATGCTCTTTATCGCAGGCGTCACCAGCGCCATTTCCATCATTCAGCCCCTGATCAGCTTCTGCGAAGACGACCTGAAGTTCCACCGCAAAAAGGCCATCGCCGCCACAGGAACCGTGACCTTCCTGGGTAGCCTGGTGGGCATCTTCGGCCTTGCCGCCGGTGCCGTCGATGAACTGGACTTCTGGGGCGGTAGTTTCTTGCTGGTGGTGCTCGGCACCATCCAAGCGTTCATTTTTGCCTTTGTGCTGGGTCGCCGCAAGTCCGAGACCATCGGCGAAGACGGCAAACCCGAAAACGAAGCCTTTGCCCTGATGAACGACGGCGCGGCCCTAAAGCTCCCCCGCTTTTTCCGCCCTATCATCATGTACGTGTGCCCGATTTACCTTGCCATCGTGCTTGTAGCATGGATGATCCACGACGGCATGGGCGTGTTGCTGCTGAGCAATGTGGCCGCCGATGCACGAGTCACCTTCCTTGGCCAGGAATTCTCCCAGATTGGCTTTACCTGGGGCGTGCGCGGATTCCTGCTTGCGCTGGTAATCCTTTTGAATATTGCCATCTACTTTGCCTGGAGGCAGGGTGGTACTGCAAGACTCACCACCATCTTGCATAAACAGACCAAGTCTGTGGGCCGAGCCGGTGAACACGACGAAGAGGAGGCATAA
- a CDS encoding RidA family protein — translation MKDIQEKVSELGLTLPQCPAPLAAYIPATRYGDTIVVSGQLPSINGDFSNFCGTVPTDISVEKATEAAQICLMNNIAAAITLLESDETLMLVQMQGFVQSASDFHEQPAVLNGASELAVRILGENGKHARTAVGVAALPKNAAVEISCTFQAIRKAISYSGRYHWIEKK, via the coding sequence GTGAAGGACATTCAAGAGAAAGTATCTGAACTAGGCCTGACCCTGCCCCAATGCCCGGCCCCGCTGGCGGCCTACATTCCCGCCACCCGCTATGGCGATACCATCGTGGTCTCTGGGCAGTTGCCCTCCATCAACGGAGACTTCTCCAACTTCTGCGGCACGGTGCCTACGGACATTTCCGTAGAAAAGGCTACCGAAGCGGCACAGATTTGCCTAATGAACAACATCGCCGCCGCCATAACGCTCCTGGAAAGTGACGAGACCCTGATGCTGGTGCAGATGCAGGGCTTTGTGCAGTCTGCAAGCGACTTCCACGAGCAGCCCGCCGTGCTGAACGGGGCCTCCGAGCTGGCCGTACGCATCTTGGGTGAAAACGGCAAGCATGCCCGCACCGCCGTAGGCGTTGCCGCACTACCAAAAAATGCAGCCGTCGAAATCAGCTGCACGTTCCAAGCCATCCGCAAGGCAATCAGTTACAGCGGACGGTATCATTGGATTGAGAAGAAATAG
- a CDS encoding inorganic diphosphatase, with the protein MAINYLDLPIGRKYPYEVDCVVEIGKDTNLKYEYDERLHVFRLDRCLLSSMSYPCTYGFIPSTKADDGDALDMLIYSPASMMTGSVCTCRVIGALDMTDGGKKDYKVLGVPVFNPRPIKDITDVDQMFLRITKNFFQNYKELEGKDVQIGDWQNAEFARERVIAAHRAYFQMQVQVPETCYQEPESGDHLPPEELI; encoded by the coding sequence ATGGCTATTAATTATCTCGATCTCCCCATCGGACGCAAGTACCCCTACGAAGTGGACTGCGTGGTGGAAATCGGCAAGGACACCAACCTCAAGTACGAATATGACGAGCGCCTGCACGTGTTCCGCCTGGACCGCTGTCTGCTCAGCTCCATGAGCTATCCTTGCACTTACGGATTTATCCCCAGCACCAAGGCCGACGACGGCGATGCCCTGGATATGCTGATTTACAGCCCCGCCTCCATGATGACGGGTTCTGTTTGTACCTGCCGCGTGATTGGAGCACTGGACATGACCGACGGCGGCAAGAAGGACTACAAGGTTCTGGGAGTGCCGGTCTTCAACCCGCGCCCCATCAAGGACATTACCGACGTGGACCAGATGTTCCTCCGCATTACCAAGAACTTTTTCCAGAACTACAAGGAACTGGAAGGCAAGGACGTGCAGATCGGGGACTGGCAGAACGCGGAATTCGCCCGTGAACGGGTGATTGCGGCCCACAGGGCCTACTTCCAGATGCAGGTCCAGGTTCCGGAAACCTGCTACCAGGAACCCGAAAGCGGCGACCACCTGCCTCCGGAAGAGTTGATATAA
- a CDS encoding BamA/TamA family outer membrane protein, with product MPRLKTTFLGLLALAVSAMAAPADADSLQVAPADSSSAPTVAACVDGTVISSVRFEGLEHTNPRVVQRELLNKAGEAFSTEKFETEKRRLQDLDLFTEIEVSCRSASNSEFRIPNSELTYRFKEIFRWIPAPAGKKTDRDGLMIGLALANLNVLGEDIRAEVQYRTSTDPFLDNNEYAFYASSPYLFGQPLGWNLEFLRTDSYDDIRGFQDDSWLLDLDLDYGITPHLSLLMTVAGRELKDAAFLPEFGFGFAFDFRDSKLDSRRGVYFEYMLTHVGEGDDRDINCNILEEGDCGDGMGGENYRELLTDARAYYTLWRLVTGATALVRYRLGDVERYDYYYHGGANTFRGHEADSNYLGVHEVLLTLEERFVLMERHAASVAGVNFFYGVQLVAGLDGSLLWDKGRPGWDDYEGAVYGGIHLVIPALDRIRLEVGYSPDKGEPVFYFGLFDKVTSSRWRSR from the coding sequence ATGCCTCGCCTTAAAACCACATTCCTTGGTTTGTTAGCCCTTGCGGTGTCCGCAATGGCGGCTCCGGCGGATGCCGATTCCCTCCAGGTGGCTCCGGCAGATTCGTCGTCGGCCCCCACGGTGGCGGCTTGTGTTGACGGTACGGTTATTTCTTCCGTTCGTTTCGAGGGTCTGGAACACACGAACCCCCGCGTGGTCCAGCGGGAACTGTTGAACAAGGCGGGGGAGGCTTTCTCTACCGAAAAGTTCGAGACCGAAAAGCGCCGCCTGCAGGACCTGGATCTGTTTACGGAAATTGAGGTCTCTTGTCGCTCTGCGTCTAATTCCGAATTCCGAATTCCGAATTCCGAATTGACTTACCGCTTCAAGGAAATTTTCCGCTGGATTCCCGCCCCGGCAGGCAAGAAGACCGACCGCGACGGGCTCATGATCGGCCTTGCCCTCGCAAACCTGAACGTGCTGGGTGAGGACATCCGTGCCGAGGTCCAGTACCGCACATCTACCGACCCGTTCCTAGACAATAACGAATACGCCTTCTACGCAAGTTCGCCCTACCTGTTCGGCCAGCCTCTGGGCTGGAACTTGGAGTTCCTCCGTACGGACAGTTACGATGACATTCGCGGTTTCCAGGACGACAGTTGGCTTCTGGACCTGGACTTGGATTACGGAATTACCCCCCATTTGTCCCTGCTTATGACGGTGGCTGGCCGCGAGTTGAAGGATGCCGCTTTCTTGCCTGAATTTGGATTCGGTTTTGCTTTCGATTTCCGTGATAGCAAGCTGGATAGCCGCCGGGGAGTCTATTTTGAATACATGCTGACCCATGTGGGCGAGGGAGATGACCGCGATATCAACTGCAATATCCTGGAAGAGGGCGATTGTGGCGATGGCATGGGTGGCGAGAACTACCGCGAACTTTTGACGGATGCCAGGGCCTATTACACGCTCTGGCGCCTTGTGACGGGGGCGACCGCACTGGTGCGTTACCGCCTGGGCGATGTGGAACGCTACGACTACTACTATCATGGCGGGGCAAATACCTTCCGCGGCCACGAGGCCGATTCCAACTACCTGGGAGTCCACGAAGTGCTATTGACGCTGGAAGAGCGTTTTGTGCTGATGGAACGCCATGCGGCAAGCGTTGCTGGCGTGAACTTCTTCTACGGGGTGCAACTGGTGGCCGGTCTCGACGGGAGCCTCTTATGGGACAAGGGCCGCCCCGGCTGGGACGATTACGAGGGTGCCGTCTATGGGGGAATCCATCTGGTGATTCCCGCCCTGGACCGTATCCGCCTTGAGGTAGGCTACAGCCCCGACAAGGGTGAACCGGTGTTCTACTTCGGCCTCTTCGACAAGGTCACGTCGTCCCGTTGGCGTAGCAGGTAG
- a CDS encoding ABC transporter permease subunit (The N-terminal region of this protein, as described by TIGR01726, is a three transmembrane segment that identifies a subfamily of ABC transporter permease subunits, which specificities that include histidine, arginine, glutamine, glutamate, L-cystine (sic), the opines (in Agrobacterium) octopine and nopaline, etc.) gives MLLRFLFLACLILLGCNEPEKPIRSTDLLNDSPSTVSVRDEGEKVMDTTSAVDLKDVPPQFRDKKLKYSSIAEMNKNENLKLGMQTGFVFVDKETRRLLPKAKIDYYKSTPDMAYLVANGKLDGFINDEPVIRYAALENPNLGYIHAGFEPMDIVAVFPKKEKGRSLRDELNTYIEKYRASGLLDSIDNLWLGHDETRKVVDFPKAKEGKPTFKMATSAINPPFEYIKDGKVVGYEMDLMARIFAEMGYGLEVHDVAFESVILGVETGMYDFAVATLSTTPAFKEKNFLSNSFYVSECVMAVQILDEKNVLSPAKNGAASDSAAIVEEGLITSLKSSFVRTFVMESRWKLVTNGIWVTVYISILSALLGTVLGFLICLMRLSKIRIVDAIAIIYIRILQGTPSVVLLMILFYVVFARTGIDGVWVAVIGFGMNFGAYVSEMMRTGIEAVDKGQMEAALALGYTKPRAFFKIVLPQAARHFLPVFQGEFISLVKMTSIVGYIAIQDLTKASDIIRSRTYEAFFPLVTTAIIYFAIAWFLTRVLTAMQKRLDPSRRRNRLLRHSGLRPGI, from the coding sequence ATGCTTCTGAGATTTTTATTCCTTGCCTGCCTGATCCTTTTGGGCTGTAACGAACCCGAAAAGCCGATTCGTTCCACGGACCTATTGAACGATTCCCCCAGTACCGTCTCGGTCCGTGACGAAGGTGAAAAAGTCATGGACACTACGTCGGCAGTTGACTTGAAGGACGTGCCGCCCCAGTTCAGGGACAAGAAGCTCAAGTACAGTTCCATAGCCGAGATGAACAAAAACGAGAATCTGAAACTCGGTATGCAGACGGGTTTCGTTTTCGTTGACAAGGAAACGCGGCGCCTTCTCCCAAAGGCGAAAATAGACTATTACAAATCTACGCCGGACATGGCCTACCTTGTGGCGAACGGTAAGTTGGACGGCTTTATCAACGACGAACCGGTGATTCGTTATGCGGCTTTGGAAAACCCGAATCTTGGCTATATCCATGCGGGTTTCGAACCCATGGATATCGTGGCGGTATTCCCCAAAAAGGAGAAGGGACGCAGTCTTCGTGACGAGTTGAACACCTATATCGAAAAGTACCGTGCATCGGGCCTTCTGGATTCGATTGACAACCTGTGGCTGGGACACGACGAAACGAGAAAGGTCGTGGATTTCCCGAAGGCAAAAGAGGGAAAGCCGACTTTCAAGATGGCGACGAGTGCCATCAATCCGCCGTTTGAATACATTAAGGACGGTAAAGTTGTCGGTTACGAGATGGACTTGATGGCCCGGATTTTTGCAGAGATGGGGTATGGTCTTGAAGTTCACGATGTCGCGTTTGAATCGGTTATTCTCGGTGTCGAAACGGGAATGTATGATTTTGCGGTGGCAACGTTGAGTACAACCCCGGCGTTCAAGGAAAAGAATTTCCTGTCCAATTCGTTCTATGTGTCGGAATGCGTGATGGCAGTGCAGATTCTGGATGAAAAGAATGTGTTGTCGCCTGCGAAAAACGGTGCGGCAAGCGACTCTGCCGCCATTGTCGAAGAAGGCCTGATTACGTCGTTGAAGTCCAGTTTTGTGCGGACTTTCGTCATGGAATCCCGCTGGAAACTGGTGACAAATGGCATCTGGGTGACTGTGTACATTTCCATACTGTCGGCATTGCTCGGTACGGTTCTTGGATTCCTGATTTGCCTGATGCGCCTTTCTAAGATTAGAATTGTAGATGCCATCGCCATTATCTACATCCGCATTTTGCAGGGGACCCCTTCGGTGGTGCTCCTGATGATTCTGTTCTATGTGGTGTTTGCTCGTACGGGAATCGATGGAGTCTGGGTAGCTGTCATTGGTTTTGGCATGAACTTCGGGGCCTATGTTTCCGAGATGATGCGCACGGGAATCGAGGCGGTGGACAAGGGGCAGATGGAAGCGGCCCTTGCCCTGGGTTACACGAAACCCCGTGCTTTCTTCAAGATCGTGTTGCCCCAGGCGGCCAGACACTTTTTGCCGGTGTTCCAGGGCGAGTTCATTTCGCTGGTGAAGATGACTTCGATTGTGGGTTACATCGCCATTCAGGATTTGACCAAGGCTTCCGACATTATCCGTAGCCGCACTTATGAGGCGTTTTTCCCGCTGGTCACGACGGCAATCATCTATTTTGCCATTGCCTGGTTCTTGACACGGGTGCTCACGGCCATGCAGAAACGCCTGGACCCGTCTCGTCGCCGGAACCGACTCCTGCGTCATTCCGGGCTACGCCCCGGAATCTAG